The genomic stretch CAATACTTGTCTTATTTGTCCATTGAATTCTCAGCCCTCTTGCACCTTTCACCATAGTATGTATCATTTATTTCAGGCTCTTTGGAATAGAAGAAAAAGTGGGGTTACCCCTTCACCCCTACCACTATTCCCAGGGCTAGGTAACAGGGCTGAAGGGCTGTGGACTGGAATGGCCCAAGTCTGTACAGTTCTATGGGAAGTGCTGGTGCAGAAAGGTACCATCTCTCAGGTTCTCCTCAGACTGCACTCAGCCCCTTGTGGCCCCCTCCCCACATACCCATCCAGCCCATCACCTACCCTTTATCCTCTTCCATTCACGGTGCCCTCCCTGgctctgcagcagcagcagcacgcAGAGGAACAGTGTGAGCAGCACAGCATGGGGTGGCCTGACTCTGACCAGAGCCATGAGTGTAGGTTTGGCCAAAATGGCACAGAGTGCCTTGCAGACCTGGATGTAAAGAGGGtaaaaaaagggagaagagatTGTCCTCAGAGCCTCACTGCTTCTGTTGGCTAAACCAGGGCAGTGCCAGAGCCTTATTTAATTACGCAAATATTTATAATGTCATTATTTCCCAAAAAGAAACCATACGATATTTTCATAATTGCATAGCACTCAGAGTGTCCCTGTTACTAATGTTTTGATACTACtgatttttaatattctaaaacATCACTATGAACATCTTTATTTGTAATTCTTTGATTCTCCTCCAAGTCATTGTAGGAAATATTAAATTAGTGGGTCAAAGATAAACAGATATTTCATATGTACTACAgatatgaagagaaagaaaaattctataaAAGAGAGCcaattcatttttctaataaaCATATTTGACTGAACAGAGAATGTATGTCTGCTTCCTGCAAGACAGTGGAGTACAAATGGGAAGTTATTTGACAAAAATCAGCCTGTATAATTTGAGTAGCAAAGGAAGTCATAGGTTTTGTCTTCAGAAAGACATGAAGTTGAATCTTAACTCCAGTATTCACCAGTTTTGTAACACTGGGAAAATGCTATAGACTCAGTTTATCCATATTTATTCTTGGTACCTCAGCTATGAGGCTAGAAGTAGGTCACAGATATAAACACCTTCATGGTGCCAGCACACAAAGTAGGTACACAATGtaatatatttgtcttttcagTCTTGTTTCCCAGGCACATAATAAGCCCCAGGGATTAGAATAGCTCTTTTATAACTCAGTTTACTACATTGGGTAATAATACCCAGCCCTGGAAGGATTGTGAGTCAGACTTTCTCATCTGCCTCTTCTTCTTTCCATCCCAATGGCACTGGGAAGATCTACTCAACACACAGGTATacgcattatattatattaatataattatatatattatatagagtGTATATGCTACATATAATATACACTAGATATGATGCATATTAGAGGAAGGCATAGAAAGAAGGGACTAATGGGGCACATAGAGTATCTTAGAACTCAGAAAAGGGTAGGAAGCTATCAGCCAAAGGCTCAGAGGTAGTCTTTGAACACTGTGGAGGGAACAGACCCTTACAAGTGAAGATTTTTATTCTCCCCTAATAGAAGAAAGGAAGCCAACATAGAAGCTCAGGACTCCCAATAAGCATAGAAGCTGGGAAGAAGATGGTGGTGAAATTGAACCCTATTTGATGCTATGAACTCCCAGTAGAATCTCCTTCAGTATGCGGGTGTAATTTATGTTCAGAATATCTAATACTTGCACCTATGGTTTGCAGTGTGATCTCTCCTAGTGATCTTTCCCATGATCTAGCagtagaaacaaaaaattaaataggtaGAATGCAATGTGACAAGACTACAGAGGGGGAGAATAGGTACTATGGAAGCCCAGCAGAGGGTCTGCTGACCCCCAACTGGGAGGAATCAATAAGGAATTCCTAGACACATTATCCAGCAATGTGAAAACTTAAGAGGGAGTAGAAAACAAACTTTATCTTTTAATAACAAAATGTTGGAGTggagtaggaagaaaaaaattttgtagTAGCAGTTTCTATATTCTTTTGAAGCCAAGAGGGTATCAATTAAAATTAGATTATTTAAGTTTGAGGTGTTAATTGTAATCCAATGGTAATGCCTAAGAAAATAACTTAGAAATatgcaaaaaaggaaatgagaagggaATCAAATAATGCActagaaaaaatcaaatacaaaagaaGGTGGTAATTGGTGCCATTTGAggaataaaaaagtagaaaacaaatagcaaacgtCAGAAGTACTTCCTCATAGTATCACTTTAACTGTAAAAGTATTAAACTCATCAATTAAAAGAGAGATCTACAGAATGAATTTTAAGACATGATTCAACTTTGATGtctaaaaaaaaactttagagactgagcatcagtggctcatgcctgttatcctagctacttgggaggctgagatgggtagGATCGTGGGTCAAAGTCAGActgggcaaatatttcaaaagactctgcatctccaaaataaccacagcacaTTGGActtgtagagtgcctgttttgtaagcgcaaaagccctgagttcaaaccccagtcataccaaaaaagtaataatacatggaaataaaaGACAAGCAGGTTGAAAAGACCCAAATTTAGACCCAAAGACAAGCAGGTTGAAAAgccaaaagaatggaaaaacatATTCTATGCAAATAGTAACAAAAAGAGCTGAGGTGGCTGTActaatatcagataaaatagactttaaatcaaatatcattataagaatgaaaaagatgATTATATATTGATAAAAAGATAAGCTTGGGGTGGAGGCATTGTtgaagcagtagaacacctgccaagcaagtgcaaaaccctaaattcaaaccccagtaccaccaaaaaaaatggtaagatcatcaagaagatataataattaCAACCATGCACATACCAGACAATAGTACTCCAAAAGATATGAAGCCAACTGCTATAGTGTTTCCCAATGTTCTTTGTACTAAATGCTTGGTCTCTGACATGGCACTGTTAGAAAGGTAAAACCTGTAATAGGTGGAGCCTAGAAATTCAAAAAGAACCTGAATAAAAGGGGAGGCATCAATCATATTCTGGATTGGAAGATTTAGAATTAGAAGATGGCAATATAATGCTATGCCaataaaaattctgattttttgagAAATGGAAAAACTGATCTTCAAATTCATACAGAATTACAAAAACTCAtgaatagccaaaataatcttgaaaaagaagaacaaaattacagGTTgcacatttccttattttaaaactttcaaagatttagtaatcaaaacagcatggtcctggcataAGAATAGACATACAGATTGATGGAACAGAAATGAGAGTCATAAAAAATCATTCATCTATAACCAGTCAGGTTCCACAGGCTGCCAAGAACAAAATAGTCACTTCAACAAAATGGCACTGGGACAAGGGATAGTCAcatgaaagagaatgaaatttagaCCATTAGCTCAtgccatatacaaaaattaattcaacaaGAATCATGATTTAAATGTAGGAACTGTAAAATTCATGAAGTAATAGAAGTAATCTTCATGACTGTGGATTGAGCAATGAATTATTAGAAACGACACCAAAAACACAGCAACAAATGAAAAGATGGATGGACTGAACTTCATTAAAGTCAAAAAAGTTTTCAAGTACCCAAATAACAAGACTATGTTAGATAAATTATCGCACTGAGCCTTTTTGAGTCTGTAGTCACCATCTCAGTCTTTCTTCAAGcataataaaggaaagaaaactaaggTTGGGGAGAGCTTAAAACTTTTTTGCAACAAATGACTTtatcaaaaagtgaaaaaaaaaatctataaaattgagaaaaatattttaaaatcatatatctgataagggtaTCCATAATATGTAATAAACTGCTATAATttagtaagaaaaagacaaaaaaaacagttATAAAATGGGCAGTGGGCTTAAGTAGACATTTATTCAAAGGAGAGATAAAAAGGCCAACGTACAAGAAAATACACTCAACATCATTGCTGATTAGGGAAACGTGACTGAAAACCACAATGAGCCATCACTTCACACCCACTTAGATGAcaataatcaaaaacaaaaaccagaaaggaaAGTTGGTAGAGGGCATGGAGAAATCgtaagctttttttttgtttattcatatgtgcatacaatgcttgggtcatttttcccccctgcccccaccccctcccttaccacccactccgccccctccttttcccccccaccccctccatacccggcagaaactattttgctcttatctccaattttgttgaagagagagtataagcaataataggaaggaacaagggtttttgctggttgagatagggatagctatacagggggttgactcgcattgatttcctatatgggtgtgttaccttctaggttaattctttttgatctaaccttttccctagttcctggtccccttctcctgttggcctcagttgcttttaaggtatctgctttagtttctctgcattgagggcaacaaatgctagctaattttttaggtgtcttatctatcctcatatctcgcttgtgtgctctcgcttttatcttgtgatcaaagttcaatctccttgtgtttgccctttacctaatgtccgcatatgagggagaacatatgatttttggtcttttgggccaggctaacctcactcagaatgatattccccaattccatccatttaccagcgaatgataacatttcattcttcttcgtggctgcataaaattccattgtgtatagataccacattttcttgatccattcatcagtagtggggcatcttggctgtttccataacttggctattgtgaatagtgctgcaataaacatgggtgtgcaggtgcctctggagtaatctgtgtcacagtcttttgggtatatccccaagagaggtatcgctggatcatatggtagatctatgtttagattttgaagaagcctccaaatttttttccagagtggttgtactagtttacattcccaccaacagtataagagggttcctttttctccgcatcctcgacaacacctgttgttggtggtgttgctaatgatggctattctaacaggggtgaggtggaatcttagtgtggttttaatttgcatttcctttattgctagagatggtgagcattttttcatgtgttttttggccatttgaatttcttcttttgagaaagttctgtttagttcacttgcccgtttctttatcggttcattagttttgggagaatttagttttttaagttccctatatattctggttatcagtcctttgtctgatgtgtagctggcaaatattttctcccactctgtgggtgttctcttcagtttagagaccatttcttttgttgagcagaagctttttagttttataaagtcccatttatctatgctatctcttagttgctgtgctgctggggttccattgagaaagttcttacctatacctactaatttcaGAGTAGAAATCATAAGCATTGTGCATTTCTGATAGGAAATGGTTTGGCCACTGTAAAAGCAGTTTggaatcctcaaaaaaataagcatataaatttaaacataagatccagcaatttggggttgacagagtggctcaaattgtaagagtgcctgcctagcaaatgtgaactCCAGTGcccaggaaaaaataataataattccacTTCCACTGGATATTTACCTCTAAAATATTGAAAGTACTCAAAAAATACTTGTACACAATAAGCAAGGATGGCAACAGTTGGAAATATCTGTGCACAGGTGAAGAGATAAGCAAATTGTGAGATACACATATCGTGGGacattactcagccataaaatggAATCCAGTACTGATTCGTGATACACAGCAAATGAATGTCAAAGACTACAGAAATAGCATTTCTCACTTATTTCACCAAAAGTTCAAAAGTATGATAAAACATTCTGTTAGTGAGACTAAAAAACACCCTTGGTCATGTGGCTGGTGGCAGTAAAACACAATGGTACAACCTTCATAGAGTCAAATTTGTCAATATCTAATATATGCCTTTACCCTTTTAACCAACAAtcacacttttaattttttgcccTGATGTTATGCCtccaaaaatacagaaaacatgcACATGAGTGTCCACTGTCTCATTATCACTAATAGCAAAACTAGAAGCTACATAAGCACCCATATAACAGAGACTGCTATATGACTAAGATATGTGTACTTGTGGTACATTTGCAACTGGAAGAAAGGGGAAATTGCCAGGAACTTCTCTAGACTCATTTCCAGGATATATTGTTAAATCAAAACAATGAAGTTAAAGTAAGTATATTtgtgcaacaacaacaaagaaaggaagctGGATATGGCAGTAcctagctgtaatcccagcactcaggaggcagaggtaggaggcaTCACAAGtacaaggtcagcctgagctacatagcaagatcctgtctcaaaaaatggagGCAAGGGGAGTTATGAATTCAATTAGCTAATTATTTTATCTTACACAAAATTTTCAAGAGAATTGATAAAGAAGAGCTGACCACATAGTCAGTGTAACTTTGCCACAAAACTGAGCAAGGACAGTATGAGAAAGGAAAGTTGTAGACCCAGTTTATTTATGACATAGATGTAAAATACGAATGGCCTTATCTTAGAAAACCAAATGCCATTCACTACATTTACATTagaggagaaaataattttatcttaaCATAGTTAGAAAAAGAGCAATAGAGATAATTTAATATAACTTAACGGAAACATTTCTTGTTATATTAGGAATGAAAGAGAACTTTTGAAGCCTGATGGAGGGTGCTTATGAACTTATGAACCTAAAATACAGACCATACTAAAATAAGAcacttaaacttttcttttaaatacaatATCAGGGCCGAtcgtgtgactcaagtggtagagcacctgagcacaaggccctgagttcaaatcccagtaccaccaaacagaaaaaaaaatagatatcaGACAAGAATAcagactatctccacttctacCCAGCAGTGCACTGGGCAGTACCTAGAGCATTAAAAATGACATGAAGTTTGAAGAGGAAAAGTAGAACTTACTGTTTACAGATGAAAAGTTCTGAGAACACATCAAAATATTTATGATGAACAATGGGAGAATGGAGCAAGCTAACTAGTTATAGACCAAGACACAAAagccatttttcttcctttagcaacaaaaataactaaaaagttgTGATGctacttaaaatttcattttaagcaTGCAAGCCTCTGGGAATAAATATAGCAAAGAGATACagggaaaattattttagaaatttttgaaGAGGAATAAATGAGGCCTGTATAGGAGTGGGAGTCTTGCTcagaggtaaagcacttgcctagcaggcccaAGGACCTGAGTCTCATTCCCAGTAACACTCACACACgtacacgcacacgcacacacacacacacacacacacacgtgtgtgcgaTATAGTTAAGGTCAAGATTAGGGCGATGAGTGGATTTGGTAACATTACCTGGCCCTGTACTCGGCATAGCTGGGAGGTGCTTGGGTTTCTGCCAGGCCTTCTGTGATTGGAAGGAACACAGAGAAGACAATCACAGCAGGCGTCCATTGaggcctcttcctttcttctcacaGCAGTACCTGGTCAAGCCCAGCCATTTTTGGCCAGGACTTAGCCAACCATCCTGCTGGTGCCATGACACATCTGCTGCCTCTCCATTTCCTGCTGGTGCTCAACCTAGCACCACAGCTGGTATCGGGGAGTCCCAAGCAGTACTTTCTGAGTAGGTGCTGGGTCTGAGCCCAGGGGAGGGAACTAGCCTCTGTAGAGAGAAGATCAGAGGGCAGACCATCCAGAATACTTCATGGGAAAATACAGTCATGTTCAAGAGCCCAATCTCTGTAGTCAGCAGAATCTAGATCTGAATCTCTGCTCTATTTACTTACTGCATGACCCTGGGCAAAGTGTTTTGGCCTCAGATTTTATCCTTAAAATAGATATAATGCTACTGAGGTAGTTGGGAGGAGAAACTAAAATGGTTGCTAGACCATGGTAAATACCCAATAAGTATTGTTACTGTAATATTATCGGCCTCATCTCCCCAATTAATCTTGCTATCCCTGATTCCTTCAGGGATGCTTGACCTCACTTTTCAAGCAATAAAACAGACAGGGAAATGAAGTTGGTAGAACTCCAGCTGGAATCTACATAACCTTGGCATTAGAGGATGtttggggagaaaggaaaaagaagtcttgcattttattttgcgtttcaaaaatccaaaatactgCACAATTACCAGTAATTAGCATCTGTGGGATAGCATAGAGTCTTTCTCAATGACCTCCACTGCCTAGCTCAGCCTAATAAGAGTAGTAGAGCTGAATTTGACCAATACCAAATGAGAAGAGAACTATTATTCATTATGCATGCACTTTTTTGTGGGAGAGCATCTTCAGAATATTTGGGGCTCAGAGAAGAGATATGTCTGAAACTCATGTTTCTGGGGAGTCTGGGTCCTGCTTCAGAGAGGATATGTGTAGGACTGAGAGGGACCAAACAAGTTGCCAGGGAATGGGAGTATTTAGGGTAGAGTTAATTCAAGGACTAGAATTTGAGCAGAGAAACAAATATGCTTTCTGAAAGACTGGCAAGTGATGTGAGTGAAATCAAGACCAGACAGTAAGGCAGGAAGTGAAAACAACCAAAGCAACTTCTCTGAGACCCTTGGCTCAGGGACTCCCTTCCCACACTGCTCTGGTCAACTCCAGGTTCTTCAAACTGGAGGCTGGTTCCAATTTCTTGCGCTGCCCCCATGATATCAGATGGCTCAGAAGCCCAGAGTGTCTATTACTGATCTCGGCCAAATTGTCAATAGCTTGGACCTCAGCCTCCTTCAGCTCATCTCTGGAGCCATTGACTATCACCATTTTAGCCTTCacttctttcttcattcattcctttcAAATCATCATGATTTCCTATAGACTTCCCTTCTAATTGTACATATTTGCAGAGTGCTAAACCAACAGATAGGCAGTTGATGTCCCATCTATGATGTTGGTCCCAAAGAAAGGGCAAGtcacaaggttaaaaaaaaatgaggaccTGGTGAGGCTTGGGGAAAAGAGTTAATGGGGCTCATTCTTACAGTCTTAGACTTTAGGAGCAGAGGAGATTGTGGGTTGCAGCCTTAAGGCAGGATCTCCTGGTAGAAGTTGGTCTTAGCTTTTGAAATGAATTACTTGACAGTGTCAACCTGAAAATGTTTATGCTTCCTTAACCATAAAAAGTGGAGGTGGGGTATGCTAGGCTCTGGGCTCCTGACCAGAGGATAAATGAGACACTGAATCTTTGTACCCCATTCTAAAATTCCACCCCCTTCTCACCATGAAAGAAACTAATCTCAGAACTCGCCTGTGAACAGAATTCTAGCTATGTGATCCAGCACCAAATTTACCTGCCACTTATTCTTCCTATACACGAATAGCCTGTCTTACATTGACCCTaagttaaattgtttttaatgaaaGGCTGTAAGACTTTCTCAAGACTGCAAAATAAGTCAGTACAGAGTGGGTACATAATACCTTTTCATGTTTACCCTTGAAATGGACACAAATGGAGTCTACAGGGATTTGACATCTGACCTGCAAAGACGGTGAATAACCAGTGGGTTCAAGGTTCTGCCAAACTCTGTCTTTGATAAAATATGCCAGCCCTTGTCCCCTGCTCAGAGCTCAGAGGAAGAAATCAGCTGAAGACAGAACCTGATTCTGCTCCCTAGGGACCACACAAGGAGATGAGGGTAGCAGTTTCCCTGGGCTTTCTGAGCTTTGAATGTTACTCCATCCTGGTGtttaaacccttttttttttatatattctttattgCAGAGTATATCTTGGAACCTCCACCTTGCAGATTGAAACCTGAGAGCTGTTCCCAATTCTGTACCCAGCAGGAAGAATGCCCACAAGGACTTCAGTGCTGTTCTGCCTACTGTGGGATAATCTGTTCATTAAACAAGTTCCCAGCAACCAGAAAGTAAGGGACGTCTCATGCATACTCCTGACCCCAGAGCTACTGGTGGAAACCCAACAGCAGAATCTCTTACCAACCACTATGGTGACTCTTTTTCATTCCATCACTAGTGATGCTGCTATTGTTGCTATTGTTGTCATGTTGTCAACAACTTCTTTCTCTTTACCAAGGATAATTTCCATAAAACTCCTGATTAGAGGAACCCTCCTCCATTCCCAAACTACACTATCCTTCTCTCTCCATCACTACATTGTGACTCTGCCTTTCTGAACACACCCAAAAATACCTCTGCCCACAGACCTACCTCATCCCAGAGTCCACATTTATCCCCAAGCCTATCTGGACCACTGTATCTGGGGCTACAGGTGTCACTAATACCCCAAGCAaatttgttctctgtttttactGGCCCTCCTTTAACTAAACATCATCTTTTGGCCCCCAGTGTTCTCGGGTTCTGGAGGTCCAGCTGGAGAGAGACATTGTGGTTAATGACCTAGACATTGGCACTAGCCCTGAGTCTGATTTTGTTGTGTAAATATGTCTTTCTATCGTCTCCAATAAGACAAGCCCtctctttctgccttctttttaCATGAATGAAATGAGGACTTTGTTCCTGCCATGCAAGGCCTGGCTAAATTGTCAGAAGACCCATAGCAGGAAACTCCACCAATGGCTTCTTGAGAGAAGCCTGACCACCAGTTCTCTGTTGTATTCCCTGCCGTGAGCAGAATGCCCAGCATATGAAACAATGTACAGAGTAATTAAGTATGGGCCCAGAGCCAAATACCTGGGCTCAAATCCTGGATTTACCACTTTTTTTGACAGCattgagggtttgaactcagggcctcgtgcttgctaacaggcactgtatcacttgagtcatgccctcagagCTTTTGTGACTGAGTTATcttccaggtagggtcttgctttctggcCTGTGGTTAGCCTTGAACTacttcttacctatgcctcctgtgtatctgggattacagatgttcacTACCATACcatatcactaactttttgcctcagggtggcctcaaaccaactcctgatctctacctcctaagaggctaggattacagacatgagccatcacacccagtcCTCTGACTGTATCCCTTGGAGCTGAAAGACCTCAGACAAATTAATTAACCTCTCTCTGGGCATCAACTTCCTTGTcattaaaatgagaataacagTGAATTGAAATAAAGAGTTCACGTAAGCTTTAAACATTGCTTGCCACATAATAGTTGCTCAGTAAATTTTAGTGATCATACAACCACTCTGCTCTCAAAAAAGACTGGCCTTTGCAATTAAACTCCACCTTTTTCAAGGTTCTGCTCtggaatacaaaacaaacaaggtGACTCTTCAATTCTTTGAGGCTctgacttccattttgtttcatgGTCTATTTTCAATGG from Castor canadensis chromosome 5, mCasCan1.hap1v2, whole genome shotgun sequence encodes the following:
- the Wfdc13 gene encoding WAP four-disulfide core domain protein 13 — its product is MTHLLPLHFLLVLNLAPQLVSGSPKQYFLKYILEPPPCRLKPESCSQFCTQQEECPQGLQCCSAYCGIICSLNKFPATRK